In one Pseudomonas sp. Bout1 genomic region, the following are encoded:
- a CDS encoding AraC family transcriptional regulator, producing MAMESFKHLWLGRDYGLIQGTPGPTAPHAHYAYQLMFSQGGPITASLDGRVTTAHHLFIPSRMPHAILHTDCEVVTVFAEPSAFDLAPLQAALADSELSLEALDCTLRQLPRRALEDARVERALLALDQQLSGKVSAHALAQAAHVSLSQLERLFAIQLGLPVRRLVLWRRLRVALGLALGGSTLTEAAHGAGFADSAHFSRTMKQLFGVTAGASLRNLQLTPLLP from the coding sequence ATGGCTATGGAAAGCTTCAAGCACCTGTGGTTGGGTCGTGATTACGGCCTGATCCAGGGTACACCCGGGCCTACCGCGCCCCATGCACACTATGCCTATCAGTTGATGTTCTCTCAGGGCGGGCCGATCACGGCCAGCCTTGATGGCCGTGTCACCACGGCCCATCACCTGTTTATCCCCTCAAGAATGCCCCACGCCATCCTCCACACCGACTGTGAGGTGGTGACGGTGTTTGCCGAGCCCAGCGCGTTCGACCTCGCCCCCCTGCAAGCCGCCCTGGCCGATAGCGAACTGTCGCTGGAAGCACTCGACTGCACGCTGCGCCAACTGCCCAGGCGCGCACTGGAAGACGCCCGCGTGGAGCGCGCACTGTTGGCGCTGGACCAGCAACTGAGCGGCAAAGTCTCGGCCCACGCGCTTGCGCAGGCGGCCCATGTGTCGTTGAGCCAACTGGAGCGCTTGTTCGCCATTCAATTGGGGTTGCCGGTGCGCCGCCTGGTGCTGTGGCGGCGCTTGCGTGTAGCGCTGGGCCTGGCGCTCGGTGGCAGCACCCTGACCGAAGCAGCCCATGGCGCCGGGTTCGCCGATTCGGCGCATTTTTCCCGGACCATGAAACAGCTATTCGGCGTCACGGCCGGGGCGTCGTTGCGCAACCTGCAACTGACACCGCTGCTACCGTAG